One segment of Methanolinea mesophila DNA contains the following:
- a CDS encoding ORC1-type DNA replication protein, with protein sequence MKKNLLMWDETLFRDPEVFEIDYVPEQFNFREVQMRELAFQIRPGLRGGRPLNTICRGLPGTGKTTSVRKLFEEIEETTKKLVPVLINCQIDNTKFAIFSQIYRKLSGHLPPSSGTSFKQVFDAVARMLQKEETVLLVALDDANYLFYENEINRVLYTLLRSHEAYPGTRIGVIVIISDLDVDLTATVDARVSSVFRPTEIYFPPYGEDEVRDILHERVLQGLYPGCLSEEMFSLVVTQTQKSGDLRVGIDLLKRAALNAEKQARRNIEKEDICKAYDVSRYLHLGFSVRSLKDEEKALLRALAELAAREGEMNAGEVFRTIKDRIGVGYTRFYEMVKKLDAMRLIDLEYREGKGRTRVISLRYEPAKILEYLS encoded by the coding sequence ATGAAAAAGAACCTGCTGATGTGGGACGAGACCCTGTTCCGGGACCCGGAGGTATTCGAGATCGATTACGTCCCGGAACAGTTCAACTTCAGGGAGGTCCAGATGCGGGAACTGGCCTTCCAGATACGCCCCGGACTCCGTGGAGGGCGCCCCCTGAACACGATATGCCGGGGGCTCCCCGGGACCGGGAAGACCACCAGCGTCAGGAAACTCTTCGAGGAGATCGAAGAGACCACCAAGAAGCTGGTGCCTGTATTGATCAACTGCCAGATCGACAACACCAAGTTCGCCATATTCTCCCAGATCTACCGCAAGCTCTCCGGGCATCTCCCCCCTTCATCCGGGACTTCGTTCAAACAGGTCTTCGATGCCGTGGCACGGATGCTCCAGAAAGAGGAGACGGTGCTCCTGGTGGCGCTCGACGATGCTAACTACCTTTTCTACGAGAATGAGATCAACCGGGTGCTCTACACCCTGCTCCGCTCCCACGAGGCCTATCCCGGCACCAGGATCGGGGTGATCGTGATCATCAGCGACCTCGACGTCGACCTCACCGCGACGGTGGACGCCAGGGTGTCCTCGGTCTTCCGCCCCACAGAGATCTACTTCCCTCCCTACGGGGAGGATGAAGTACGGGATATCCTGCACGAACGGGTGCTCCAGGGGCTCTACCCCGGGTGCCTCTCAGAGGAGATGTTCTCCCTGGTGGTAACCCAGACCCAGAAGAGCGGGGACCTCCGGGTGGGGATCGACCTCCTGAAGCGGGCGGCGCTTAACGCGGAGAAGCAGGCGCGGAGGAACATCGAGAAGGAAGACATCTGTAAGGCGTACGATGTCTCCCGCTACCTTCACCTGGGCTTCTCGGTGCGCAGCTTAAAAGACGAGGAGAAAGCGCTTCTTCGGGCACTCGCCGAGCTCGCGGCCCGCGAAGGGGAGATGAACGCGGGAGAGGTATTCCGTACTATCAAGGATCGGATCGGCGTAGGATACACCAGGTTTTACGAAATGGTAAAAAAACTGGACGCGATGCGCCTGATAGACCTTGAATACCGGGAAGGAAAGGGAAGGACCCGGGTAATCAGTCTCCGGTACGAGCCGGCAAAGATACTCGAATACCTTTCTTAA